A section of the Deltaproteobacteria bacterium genome encodes:
- a CDS encoding transposase family protein, with product MEERQWQHLNTCHVATYLHTRLPRIKYK from the coding sequence ATGGAGGAAAGGCAGTGGCAGCATTTAAATACCTGTCACGTAGCTACCTACCTACACACCCGCCTTCCTCGTATCAAATACAAAG